GGCGTCACCCTCCCCGAATTCCAAGCTGAAAACCTCATGCTGAATGCCTGGCCGAACGGCTGGGCGGGTGTTTTTCCGGCGATTCCGTTTGCGGTCTGGTTTTTCCTGGCCATCGAGGGCGTCGCCAACCTGGCGGAAGAGACGGTCAACCCGCAGCGCAATGTGTTGCTGGGCTTTGGCTCGGCGATCCTGACGCTCGTGGCGCTGTGTGTCTTGACCTTCGTATCGTCGGTGGGCGTCGCGGGGTGGGAAGCGATCGTCTATGCCCCGGAAAGCGGTGAACCCTCCGATTCGCCCCTGCCGCTGGCGCTTTCGCATGTGGTGGGCGACAGCAACTGGCTGTACCATCTGCTCATCACCATCGGGTTGCTGGGGCTGGTGGCTTCGTTCCACGGGATTATCCTGGCCGCGGGCCGAGCGACGTTCGAGTTCGGACGCGTGGGTTACCTGCCGCGTGCGTTGGGCCGCATTCACCCGCGTTTCCGCACCCCGGCCCATGCGCTGCTCGTCAACATGGGGATCGGCATCGTCGCGCTGCTGACGGGCCGTACCGGCGAGATCATCACGCTGGCAGGCTTCGGGGCGCTTACGCTGTACTTCATTTCGATGGTCAGCCTGTTCCGGCTCCGTCGCCGCGAACCTAGGCTGGAGCGTCCGTTTCGCGTGCCGTTCTATCCCTGGTTTCCGGCCATCGCGCTGGTCATTTCCGCCGTCGCCCTCGTGGCCATGATCGTCTACAACCTCGGGATCGCCGCCGTTTACTTCGCCCTCCTGGCCCTCGCTTACGGCTACTTCCACTTCTTCGTCAAATCCAAGACGATCGAGGAGCGGGTCGGAGTGGAATAAAAATCATTCTTCACGATTTGTCCTCTCCTCTCAAACATGTACTGCCACGGTGGCCACGACCCGGCTCGAACGAATCGGTCCGCCGATGCGGTGAGAGATCTTGTTCCAGAAGCCAGAAGATTTCTCGCGAATGCTCGAAATGACAAAAGGGGTTATAAAAGAATACGATGGAGGATAGCAATTTTTCAGTTAAACAGCAGCTTTGGCGAAAGCAATTGGACGAAGGGCGCAGTCGCTTGTTGTCATTTGCCTTCCTGTCTTTCCTGGTGGCTTTAATATTTCTATTCTTCTTATTTACGCTCCATACGCCACCCCACTTTCTCCTTTATACCGTCACTGGACTGGTCTATCTCGTTTTTTATAAGGTGTGGGCCCGCTTTCCTGCTGTGGTGCTGGTCGCCTCAAGCCTATTCTATCTGCTCCATACCTATTTAGAATTTCGTCTGGATTTGAATTTTGAATTTCTAAGGGCGTATGGCCTGGAAGCGCATGCCACTTCGGCGCGTGCCACCAGCCTAACGCTCGTGCTACTAGATGCCGTACGATTGCTGTACCCATACCTTCGAGTGGCATTAGTGGTGATCCTGCTCGTGGGGTGGATTCCCTATTTGAAACTCAAAAAAGGGTAGTACTTGCTACACATTGATGGCTGATGTTACAGACGCTTGTAATTCTTGGTGCTCCCCTGTCATCGCCCGGCTCGACCATCGGGAGAGATCTTGTTCCAAAATCAGAAGATTTCTCACTTTTGTTCGAAATGACATAGAAGATGGGTGCAAGGGGGGCATCCTGCCAAGGATCTGTACACCTCTGGCGCCGAGTGCCCCTTCCTGCCAAATTCTGGGTACCTTCCGCGGAAACCACCTCTCCCCATGCTGTACACCACCCTCCGCCTGGCGTTACGTCACCTCTTCCGGCAGAAAGTTTATTCCGTCGTGATTCTGCTGAGCCTGATCCTTGGCTTTTCGTTCGCGCATCTGCTGACCGCCTTCGTGGTGCGGGAACTGAACACGGATGCCTTCTTCTCGCAACAAGACTGTCTCTACCGGCTACACAGCAGCGATCCGTTCGGGAGTGACCGGTCCATTTCGTTCATCACCGACGAGACTTCGCAGTATGTGGCGGAGCGGTTTCCGGAAGTCGAGGCGCTGTGTCGGGTGACAGAACTGAACCGGAGCGGCGTGACGGTGCGGACGCAGCACGCTTCTTTTCCGGAGCG
This sequence is a window from Catalinimonas alkaloidigena. Protein-coding genes within it:
- the eat gene encoding ethanolamine permease, with amino-acid sequence MEEAGLKRTLGPVLLWGMGVGLVISGMYFGWNLGLAEGGTGGLAVATGFIALMYVTFTFSYVELACAIPKAGGAFDYADRALGREMGFLGGMAQLIEFVFAPPAIAAAIGAYFHLYFPALPTLGIAIVAYVLFTLLNISGVKTATQFELVVTVLAVVELLIFAGVTLPEFQAENLMLNAWPNGWAGVFPAIPFAVWFFLAIEGVANLAEETVNPQRNVLLGFGSAILTLVALCVLTFVSSVGVAGWEAIVYAPESGEPSDSPLPLALSHVVGDSNWLYHLLITIGLLGLVASFHGIILAAGRATFEFGRVGYLPRALGRIHPRFRTPAHALLVNMGIGIVALLTGRTGEIITLAGFGALTLYFISMVSLFRLRRREPRLERPFRVPFYPWFPAIALVISAVALVAMIVYNLGIAAVYFALLALAYGYFHFFVKSKTIEERVGVE